A window of the Bacteroidales bacterium genome harbors these coding sequences:
- a CDS encoding secondary thiamine-phosphate synthase enzyme YjbQ, whose protein sequence is MIKQFEIGLPEYSKGFHLITGIIEKNLKELPDCGIVNILIKHTSAALTINENADPSVRVDFENFMNKYIPENESYYTHIFEGADDMPAHIKSSLLGQSLSIPITNHRLNLGTWQGIYLCEFRNYGGKRKLVITVYS, encoded by the coding sequence ATGATCAAACAATTTGAAATCGGATTACCTGAATATTCTAAAGGTTTTCATCTTATTACCGGAATTATAGAAAAAAACCTTAAAGAACTACCTGACTGTGGAATTGTAAATATTCTAATTAAACATACTTCAGCAGCATTAACTATTAATGAAAATGCAGACCCATCTGTTAGAGTTGATTTTGAGAATTTTATGAATAAGTATATTCCTGAAAATGAAAGTTATTATACACATATTTTTGAAGGAGCTGATGATATGCCTGCTCATATTAAATCTTCATTATTGGGGCAGTCGCTATCTATTCCAATTACTAATCACAGATTAAACTTAGGAACATGGCAGGGAATATATCTTTGTGAATTTAGAAACTATGGCGGAAAAAGGAAATTGGTTATTACTGT